One stretch of Bradyrhizobium canariense DNA includes these proteins:
- a CDS encoding DUF6949 family protein, with translation MSPDALNSLFSLCIGFALAGALASGYQALVQRPAGFGLLQDGVAPRTFAAVPFLVFAAPFIIMRNTLRGARIERRRFEFVMMATVLAGFWSLMSGTFFLMTLRAAGLLA, from the coding sequence ATGTCACCTGATGCGTTGAATTCCCTGTTCTCCCTTTGCATCGGCTTCGCGCTGGCCGGGGCATTGGCCAGCGGATATCAGGCGCTGGTGCAGCGCCCGGCGGGCTTTGGCTTGCTGCAGGATGGGGTAGCTCCAAGGACATTCGCCGCGGTGCCGTTCCTGGTCTTTGCTGCACCCTTTATCATCATGCGAAACACGTTGCGCGGCGCGCGGATCGAACGCCGCCGGTTCGAATTCGTGATGATGGCGACGGTGCTGGCGGGGTTCTGGAGCCTGATGTCCGGAACGTTCTTCCTGATGACGTTGCGTGCCGCGGGCCTGCTGGCCTGA
- a CDS encoding gamma carbonic anhydrase family protein — MAIYELDGQAPELPADGNYFIADTATVIGKVRLLNSASVWFGAVLRGDNEWIEIGEGSNVQDNSTCHTDRGFPLTIGKNCTVGHNVILHGCTLEDGALVGMGSIVMNGAKIGRGSIVGAGSVITEGKQFPEHSLIIGAPARVIRTLEPAQVAAMGSAAKFYQSNGPRFKSGLKKIG, encoded by the coding sequence ATGGCGATCTACGAACTTGACGGGCAGGCGCCCGAACTGCCCGCGGACGGAAATTACTTTATCGCCGACACGGCTACCGTGATCGGCAAGGTGCGTTTGCTGAATTCCGCCAGCGTGTGGTTCGGCGCGGTGCTGCGCGGCGACAATGAATGGATCGAGATCGGCGAAGGCTCCAACGTGCAGGATAATTCGACCTGCCACACCGATCGGGGCTTTCCGCTGACGATCGGAAAGAATTGCACGGTCGGTCACAACGTGATCCTGCACGGCTGTACGCTCGAAGACGGAGCGCTGGTCGGGATGGGCTCGATCGTGATGAACGGTGCCAAGATCGGCCGCGGCAGCATCGTCGGCGCGGGATCTGTAATCACCGAAGGCAAACAATTCCCCGAGCACTCCCTGATCATCGGTGCGCCGGCGCGCGTGATCCGCACCCTCGAACCCGCGCAGGTCGCAGCGATGGGAAGTGCTGCGAAATTCTACCAGTCGAACGGCCCGCGTTTCAAAAGCGGCCTGAAAAAGATCGGCTGA